The Seriola aureovittata isolate HTS-2021-v1 ecotype China chromosome 8, ASM2101889v1, whole genome shotgun sequence genome contains the following window.
agatATTGACAGCTTGGTTAGCTTTCATAAAAGGTCAATGGTATCGAGCTCCTCCAGCCTGCATAGCTCAAAGGTAAAGTATTGACATTTCTCACAGCTCGCATTAGTCCTCTAAATGCTCTTTGAAAAACAGCTCATTATGTCTCTCAGAACGGAACTGATGTTAGATAATCTGAATGAGCATCTATAACCTCAGGATATCCTCCCTCAAGTTAGGAAGTGTGAAATTGATGTGTAAAGGCTACCAAAAATGTTTCTATAGTTACCAAAGCCTTAAGGTAAAACAAAGCTGAGGCCAACAAGACTTTGATGCTGTCACTCTGGATTCGGACATTGACAGAAACATCCTGATCTCTGCTAATATCTTTGTTTGTCCCTGGCTCACTTTTTAACCATCCAGCATGATATTTATTGCAATTTCtaacttttttaaactttgatcTGCAGCATAAAGCATTTAGAACATGTATGTCTTAGTATTATCTACATGTCAGTATTTGGTATTAATGAAACTACAACCTCAGTTGTATATGTGTTTCTACAGAGCACACTGGGCAGTATGATGAGTATTTACAGTGAAGCAGGAGACTTTGACAGTGTGGAGGTGAGTGGAGACCTCGTCTTCTCAATGAGCTACGACGAACCCACCCAGAGCCTCCAGGTCTTCATCAAGGAGTGCCACGGGCTGGCCTACGGCAATGCCTCACGGCAGCTTTCCAACCCGTAAGTATTACCAACTTTCACTTTGTCCAAGCATAGCTGTAATGTGAAgttcaaacagacaaaacacatcatttgaAGAGCAGTTTACTTCAAACTTAAAACATTGGGCATCGAATAGCACAGCTGCGCCAAATTGTGGCTCTCAGCCCTCAGTGATGCTAACACAGCTTTGATCAGTGTAGATAAGAGGTTGCTGTGTTTACAAAGTCACAATAATCACATTCCAAAAGTGATGACCTCAGCTACACAGGAAATTGAATGTCAACACATATTATTTCACAGCATTTATTCAGgaaatacagaataaaacagtCATGTCCAAGAGAAAGACTGATTGACatacttttctctttttgtgtttcagttatGTCAAATGTTACCTACTCCCTGACAAATCTCGCCAGAGCAAAAGGAAGACCACGACGAAGAGAAACACCATAAACCCCGTCTACAAAGAAACACTGAAGGTGATGGTTTATGACTGGCTCCTCTCAACTTGTAATGCAACTGTTGACCTTATCCTGTTGACTTAATGACACTCCCTGATTAGTGACCTTGTGCCAAGCCTGCTGCAAATAGTGACCACACCTACAGGGACCTTAAGATTGATATTGACATTGCTGATTAGAATACCTTTTGTCAAATATTGATTTTGGTCCTGGCTTTCAGTGTAGAATCAGCTTAAATACAGTAGCaaacaaaactgctgaaaagaACATCATCTAGGTGAATCCATTTGTAACAAATTATTGCTCTGTCATTTTGGATTGCTCTTTAAAGGTTTGGAAGAAGGTAATTATTCAGAAGATTTTGTGCAACTTCCAATAAACTCTGAAATCACCTTCTTCTTTAATCTATAGCCcttgatttatttaaaactcCCAGAGCATGAGAGCATTACAAGACCTGTCCATCACTGTATCAGCAATGACACAATCAATCAAGTCTCCTCATCTTCCACTTCCAGTACTCTGTCAGCCGCTCCCAGCTGTTCACCCGCTCCATGTTGATATCAGTCTGGCATCATGGTCGCCTCAGCCGCAACGCCTTCCTGGGAGAGGTGGAGATTGCTCTGGACTGCCGAGACCTTGACTCACCATACGAGGAACGTGTGGCTCTCATGGCAAAGGTAGATCAGAGaaactgaatttgtttttctttaccatactatgatggaCTGGTGCCCAGTGGAGTTGTGCGTTGTGTGTATCTTTTGAGGTCTGACAAACATGTTAAATACATTTCCTTccttttataaaacatttacaaagctGATTTTTCTTAAAAGTTCATAACTtgcattgtttacattcatgtttctTATTATGTTTATTAGGTGAGTAATGCAGTGTTGACAAAATAATGTTAACACCTTACAGAAAAGGACGTAAAGGtgtcctgtggagttttcttgttgagtttctgtttccattcagtgtttctcacgCTTTGTAAGAGCTCTAACAGACATGATCAATGCATTTagtcctcataaaacattttcagagcCAATTTTTCTTAGAAGGTTTGAAATCTGCATTGTTTACGATCCACATATAAAGTATTGACCCATAGTGCTACTAGAGATCAACAACTCCATAAGTTGCCTTTAAACCAAAAGTGCTCCAAAAAAGGCCAAATCATCTGTGCCAAAACTGCACACAGACTAGGTGTAACCCAAAGAGGATGTCTAAAAACCCATGGTAAACTGGGTCAACAATGAGGAACAGCAGCCATCAGCGGAGACTAACCCACAGAGGTATTTCAGAAATGCAAGATATAGTAGatatcaacaaacaaacaaactgtcatGCAAACTATCAAACTGCAATGTTACAGTCTTTGTGTACCGATCAGATGATGGCGAAACTTCATGTTTAATATCAGCAAGTAGCCTCAAGGTCTAAGCAAATCAGAACAAGGTGAAGCTGTGGATCATCTGTGAGGATGAGAGTCTGACCAACATGTATCTTGTTTCTCACTTATATTTTGTTATTAGTGTATATGTTGGCAAAATAGACTGCATTGCATGAAAACACTAAGATTGTGTTTGCAGTACTTGAAAAGTGAGTTTTCATTATATGTTGTCACCTTATAAGTCTCTTAACTATTTAAAACGCTGATTAGTTGTGAATGTCCTGCCATACtgataactataactataacgTCATTCAAAGGAAATCTTAGTAAATATAGTTGTAGGTAGGTTGTATAATATTAACAGATATTGTTTTTACAATCATAAACTGACCTCTGTATCAGGCCCAGTCATCCAGCACTAGTCAGGATTTAGTGTAGAGCCCTGCGTGTTAGGACGAATAATATGTTTACTATAGTCGGTGTTTGAGATTCTTGTGTACCTAAATGTCATGTACTTCTACTAAACAGGCAGCCTCTACTGTGCCAGCTTCAGCTTTTGCTCAGTACAAAGGAGAGTTGGTGATCTCCTTAAAGTTTGTCACACCTAAAAAGCCAACAACTGAGAAAATCAAAGGTAAGTCAACAATAAGAAAACTGCATTTAGCTCTGGTTGTGTTTGATACACTTCGCCTCAAATTTGTGAGAGTGTCTGCCTTCTCCTTGTCAGGCAAAAAACTGGTGactgaagaaggaggagaacTGCATGTCCTAATTAAAGAGGCAAAGAATTTGATGGCAATGAAAACAGGAGGCACGTCAGATAGCTTTGTAAAAGGGTTAGTGATAATCTGTCTGCTCTAAAAACCAcactcactgtgttttcatacaAGCATTTCTCTATTTAAACTAACTTggagtttgttgttttgcagaTACTTGTTCCCAACTAAGGCAAAGACCTCAAAGAGGAAGACTCCAGTTGTGAAGAAGAACCTGAACCCCCACTATGACCACACATTTGTGTTCAAGGAAGTGGCTCTGGAGCAGCTGAGGGCGATGTGTCTGGAGCTGACTGTGTGGGACAGGGAGGCCATGCTGAGCAATGAATTCCTGGGAGGAGTCCGTCTCAGCTCTGGAAAAGGTGAAAAACTGACAAAGTTCAATAAATCcagatattttccttttttcacctTCCCTTCAGTTACAGCTTTTTGTCccttttgttatttctttgtgTTCTACTCAGACAGTTGCTATTCTATGAGATCTTCTTATACCTATTGCCCTAGAAGATTAACTGTGAGTGTTATATTGTAAATAGAATAATCCACATTTCATAAATAGCAACAAAGATGTTGGCAAGAGCAGCGGTTTTCTTTTGAACTATTTTCtcccattttgtttttcaagggGATTGGCTTAATGATggtctctttgtctgtttcacTTTAGTTAGTCAGCActtaatttgtttgttgttttggcctTGGTTCACACTGAACTCTGTTGCTTTAGTTTGATGTCACAGTTGCAACTTTTTGCAGTAGAAAATAATTTTACTAGGTTCAAAGTTTTTCAGTTGTCGATTATATAGTCAGGTGTCCATATGAACAGGTTTCGCTTGGTGTTCACACTGGCCATTAAAATATCCTTGTCTAAAGCGCTTTCAGTGAAGGTGATGGGAACAAAATTTGGCCCTTCatgtaaaaatttaaatacaactctATCTGAAGCTAATATGAGGTTTAAACAGTCTGAGTTTGTCAAATGAAATGGGTATCTTCCAAAGTCACAGCCTTTTTAGTACAAAATTCccacaaaacagtaaaatgcaaaGAAGGAATTTTGGAAGAACTTTGGAAGATATTCACTTCACTTGACTAACTCAGAAGTCATTTGAGTTACCTAGCTATTGTCTtaaaacagacttgaaaaactgtgaaccTGTCCTTCAATTGCAATTCAGTGTTCAGATCATTGTTTTGGGACCAGGGAGGAATttactttttaacttttgtgtTGCTCTCCTAACTCTCTAACTTTGGAATGAGGGTGAATTTAATTTATCTTcatgaaaagagaaagtaaCACCATAGCTTTCCTGTTCtagtttaaattgttttattaataGCAGCTTAATAGCCTTTATGAGAAAGTCATGctcaattttattttactgctgaaGTACCCACAAGGCTTCCATGCCTTTTTCCCCAGTGTGACAATTAAGAGTGTTCGAGGAATTTGCCATCATTAATGATAACAGACTCTGCACTAATTTTGCATTCACTGTGTAATCTTCACCCCTGCAGGCACTGTTAAAATAGCCAAGGAGGAAGTGGAAATGGACTCAGTTGGAGAGGAAGTCAGTCTGTGGGAGAAGATGATGCAGTATCCTGACTCATGGGCAGAGGGCACTCTTCCACTGCGTTCCACTATGGGGAAGGCTAAAGGCAAATGAGGACAGCTGCACAGGCCTGGACCTTTCAAAGAAAAGAGACTGAAATGGGGAGCAGCTGTGGCCTCAGAGACAAACATGAGATtgtgtattcattttattttgaaagcttttCAGACCAGAAGCTTTTGTACTGGAGTGAGCAGACTCAAAGCTGATCAGCTGTAAGCAGGCTCGCAGTCTGCTGGCCTGCTGGCTTGTCTTCCTTTTTTCCAACCCAGTCTAGATGAACCACCGCCCACTTCCGTATGGGGTTAGGGTCGAGGCTTTCGTCTTACGGAAGTGGGCAGTGTTCCATCCAGATGATGGACGCAGCCTCCTGAATGTTAAACATCTGCTCGcacctgcctccctccctccgaCACCCCTGACTGCAGACTGTTACTGCTGAAAATGTGCCAAAGCACGCAACactaaactttttattttaaaagcactGACACAGTCttctcatgtttttaaaattcaggctgtatatattattttgattaaaaatcaTCCACTTAGAACAGAAACTGTCACAAATGTGTTGCCCTTTTTCTTTATAGTTGTGTATAGAATTGAACTGATAAAAGAGGAAACAATTCATTATAAACTGGCATACAGAATTTCTGGTGTTGCATCCAACAAATTGTGCTTAGTTTAATCTACATTGTATTTTACAATAAAGCTATcatgtaaaattatatttatacaagttgaaaaataatctttatttgAAATTATTGGTCTATTTTCAGATATAAATGTAGATTTGTAACTTTTAACTCCTCATTGGAGTGTGATCAGAGTCATGTATATTTCAGAGTTCTGTTCACCCAATAAACATTGATTGAACTGATGACAAGCTTGATTGCTTCAGCTCTATATTACACTTAAATACCAGTTGGATTCTTTAAATTATCTGTCCATTCAAGTGCCCCTCAGTAGTCTTTTGTAGCGATGGTTGTTAATTATAATTTTAGGTCCTTTAGTTCTCACTAAATATGAGGTTACTAACAGAATTTCTTTGGAAAATCTATTTATTCACTGATAGTTTCTCTCGAAACCTTGTTTGCTATGTTTTTTGTATCTCTGGTGGCCTGCATGCCCCTCAGCCAAAGACTTGATATAGACAAAATAGGTCTATCAATTCAGTGTATAATGATCCCATTTGAAAACGAGGAACTGCTTTCTTGTGCTCTTCCCTCATGTTTCTCTGGACTTGGCCTCTAGCTATTTGTGCTTCCCCATCTTGTGATAGTAATACTGATGAATTTATCACTGTGGATTTAGCAGCAAATAATTCCAGGGTAGCAGTAACTGGATTTTGACAGAACATCAATAGTAAACATCTGGCTTTAATTCCCATGAGAATCAatgagtctgtttttattgGGAGTCTCTTGATAATTAAATAgtgagggggggaaaaaaaacccttacTCTTAATGTGAATGGGAGTTAGgcttttttaagtttttcaaCTAAATTAACTTATTTTCCCCCcagaaagaaacatgaaatgCTGAATAACTAAATGATGAAGTATTACCTCAAACCCTCAGTGACCTCATGATTGGGGTTTCATGTCACAGGTCGAGTCCACAGTCTGCTTTCTGGTGGAAGCAAGACAAAGCAGGTATTGAAGTAGCTGTTGTTTGTTAAACTCCATTAGAAACTGCCATTTGAAGTGAATTGATTTTGAGAGGGAAGGCTGCCACCTTGTGGTAAAACATGAAACTGCCCCTTCATTTTGATCAAGGCTCTTTTGCTTATACAAACATCACAGCTACAAAATAAGTCTTTTGTGATTAAGTAGTATTCAAATATCAGtcagttattgttattattaatgtatGTTCCACACTCTTAAAAATTTGCTCCACTTCCTGCTTTAAAGGATTTGTGCATTCAGTCTCTGCTTCTAAAGTGAAACACAAACCAGTTCTAGTTATTGTAACTCACTCAGAGTGTTTGATCTATCTGTATCTTAACCTAAAATTAAAgcctcattttaaatgtgtgcaaTTTCATCTATATTTTACTATCTTTAATGCATGAAATAAGTTTTATTCACTGAACTTAGTCAACAGATAATATTTTTTCCTACAAAGGCAGAATCTTCTCTCGGTTCATGTGAGAACAATTTAGCTTTTAATGATGAGAACTGAAGTCAGACCATTACTATTCTGCAAACTTATTCAGCTTATTCATCTTCCGTATCAAAATTTCGGCGCGTAATTAGTCCCGGAGGTTTTAAAAAACCCAGACAATATGTCAATACGTGCGGCTCGATCGGGAACGGGGTGCTACGACTTTTCTGAGTGATTccagtaaccatggcgacgtaAACGGCGATAAAAGGCGAAAAAATtcccatagagaatgaatgaatgaaactcaCCCCTCTTTGGGGCTCTGCTGCTGCGTCATACTGTGACGTAGAAAAATGGCAATGGTTAAACGGGTCACAAGACTTGAGACTCTTCTTGGTTAAATCGGTATTTTGACAACTTTTGCGTCATTTTTAgtcagtttcagattttatataatgggtgtgtattgcactgAATGTTCAGAGCtggagtggatgacatcacgtGCACCCTAACTGCCATCCCTGAAAATTTTCCTAAAAGAAAATCAGACAAActcttttaaatcccacaattcCCAACCTTCATTGACAATCTTTATATCAAAAATGTAGAGATTTTTGTCCTGTATCGCCCTGTTCTGGTCTCATTCTGATATATTTTACGGGTTCTGAGGAAACCCCCACTAAGTGCATAGAGGACTGTGCAAAGGGCTTTTAGatatattttatcttatatAAATTTTAGCtcagtctgaaaaaaaagaatcaaatgTAATATGTATTAGGTTTTTGAAATGTGGGTCCTGCAGACCCCTATACCTCTCATCATTCTTTGCAAATGACAGAAACATGCTCAGGACTGGAAAGCTGTTGGTCTTTAGTGATCTTTAGTCCTCCACCGCTCACATAGACCTCAAAATGTTTCAAGGCCCAAATAAGAGCCCAATGCCACGAGTACCAGTCTGCAAGAGGACAGTTCCAGCTCCCAAATTACTGGCATCTACCTGTAACTGAAAGGGGTTATCACCTCGGGGAGCTGCCAAGACAAGAGCAGATTAAACCagaatttttaacattttcaaaagcGCACTGACACTTATGGGACCATTCAAACGTGATTTTGTAACTCAACAGGGTATAAGAGGTGCAACTACAGtggaaaaattcaaaaaaaatcCTCAGTAGTACCCTACCATGCCCAGAAAATGcaccatttgtttttcagggGTTGGAGGTGGAAACTGATGTAGTGTCATTTGATATTTCCATATCTTGCATACAGTCCTACCTGTGATGCAGATGTTCCACCTCCTCCAGAGCAAAGACTAGATGAACTTCATCTCTGATTCCTACACAGAAATTCTCAACAAAAATCAGCACTTTTTGCCTTtatgaaacactgtttttaaactgttagTATTAGTATTCCTCTCGATAAAGAGATCTACGCAAAGGAATAAAACAGTGAACTGTGACAAACTGAGTCAGAACTGATTTAATTGTATTTCCCATTTACACTCAACATATATAAAGACAGATAATTACAAAAAACCCAGGAGAAGATGGTGGTCTTTTTTCTTAAAGTAACACAAAAGAGTGAACTAAAATCTCAATTAACATGATTTATTTGACTAATGGTGTTAGTCGATCATAGTAGTGTAAACCGTGATTAAGCAAAGAGGAAGCAGTTTTACAAATTAAAGTCCAGCAGATGTTCGAGAAGGGAAGAGACTGATTTCCCCCCTTGGTGCAGATCTACAAACATCTTATGCAACAATACTGAGTGTTTCGACAAAGAGTAAACAATTTGTGGCATGTTTTACAATCCAGGGAATGTACTTCAAATGTGTCAGAGGACATGTGTTAGTgccttgtttttgctgttttaaggTGAACTCTTATACAAACAGGAAAGAAAGttacaaacataatttttatACTATACAGGCCAGGAAGCAGGAAGGCTGTGATTTCAGCCAGAGGTATGTTGGAAGAATACTTCTAGTAATTATTCAGGCCAGGCCGCTGtgttggaggaaaaacaacaaagaaactgaaGGATGTCAAATATAGTGCTGGACAAGCACTAGCATCATCAAGATGGGTTTTGTTGTCATTGCTCAAACACATACGGCAGTTCTGATCTTGTAAATCACAACACTGAAAGACGATCTGCATCCAAGGGTTTTTTTGTGCGTttaagctgagagagagagttggcaccatgtgtgtgtgtatggggaaGGGGGGTACATCAGACTCTTCCTGGCAGGCGAAGAACTTGAATCCAGTATAAATGTTCACTTTGCGCCAGCAGCAATCATTtcctacagaaaacacacaaataaaggtggaaaaaaacaagggTACAGAAGGTTATGGCGTCATAAACATAAAACTGGGAAAGTAAACATAAATCTTTGAGTTGGGCTGGCAGGAAAAAATTGACTTTAACCTGTTCTACATGAGCAGAAGCAGACTCCTTCATTTAGTGCCGTTGTACTTGACCTCCTTCCCACATTTCTTCAGTGTGTCCATAAGAACCTGAACATCTTTGTCAGACTCGATCCAAACCAGTTTCTTAGGCAGGTCGATTTCAAACTTCACGTCTgagagcagaaaaaacaaagaggcaTTTTGTTTAACTCCAGGAAGCAGCAGTATCATAGATACCTTGCAGTGCCTTGCATGACTGCATTTGCAATGAATTGAATTGTATGAAGAAAAGATTCAAAacactttgttatttttatttcttgctCCAGTACTCCAGTATCTTTTCACCAATTTACCACCCTTAAAGATGTGGTTGATCAAAACaggtttgttgttgtaatgtcaCAGTCCAGACTGTGGGACTCATATGAGCTAGAAACTTCACGTCACTTtggcatttgacattttaatgactaagccaaataaaattttaaaactgTATCAGGTGACTCACTGGCTGACTCAACATTCAGAGCCAAGAAGTCATGAGGTTGATGTGATGCAAAGTGCCTTTAGAAATTTGTAACTGCACTTTCTGAATTCTCTTATTGAATTCTCTGTGAGAAGACAGTGGAGAGAGCTGTGGGCTCTTTTTAAGATGATgccatttattaatttaacatttcatatcATTTAACAAAGACAGTGTTCATGTTACcgagaaaataatttcaaaaattgGTTTTAGGTGGGTGATACACACTAATGTATTCGGTGTTCTGCTGTTGGTTCCTCAACCACAAGTTTCAGTAGGAGGGCTGCAGACAATTCACTTCACTATATACAATACAAATCTGTATGTATTTCAGCTTTACAATACAAAGCAATGGGTGCAGAAAATAGAGTTAAATCACTGGTAATTTGAGTTTTTAAGGTGAACTCCAAAGCACATTAATAGCTGATAAGTTGGGCAAATATTCAATTTAGCAATCTTACTTTATTGCTTATGTTGTGAGCTAATGTTGTGCCATTGAGGTCTGAAGGGGACAGGCACCATAGTGTAAGTTGATGCTATGACTGGCTGCCATTTAAAAGAAGTCATAACCTTCAAATTGATATATCCATATTATCCTAACCCTTACCCTAAATTACACAGACAACATGTTTGCCCTGTATTGATCTTTGCTGGCATGCAGAGAGAACTGAAATAAGTTGCAAAACCGTTGAGTCTTTAAGATCATATAGTCTGAAGGGGAAGAAGAGCCTCACCTCCCAGTTTGTTGAGGACTCTGGTAACAGCTCCTGAGCATCCCTCACACGTCATCGCCACCTCAAACTCGTGCTTCTGTTAGAGACAGATTCAATAATTTGCTCTtaaatcactgtgtgtttcatcaTATTTGTCATGAAATTCATTGCATTGACACCTCAGTTGCAGCACAGACATAATCACTAACTGGCAATCACATTCTGTGAGATCAGATTAGCCGCAATTAATGTGAGAAACAATGTAGGTCTGCAGCTAACTACTATCATAAACGAttaatctgctttttttgcttAATTGATTAGCCTGAAACAAGAATAAAGTATCAAAAATTTCATTGTAGTTGGAGGTGACGTCATCAAATGTCTCGTTTTGTTCTAccaacgtttaaaaaaaaaaaaatcagtttacaATGATTTATAATCGTCTCTTCTGAGGGGCTGAAATCTGCAgatattttgattttcttcactattttttacttgaaaacttaaaaaactgaaaagacaaatCTTTTATCACAATAGCTGCCAATCATTTTTCTGACAATCTACTTGTGTAATCTTTTGGTTCTAAAACAAATCATATGTCATATGATTTTACTGTAGCCTAATGTTAAAAGAACACTGCGTCACCAGATAACTAAACTTGTGCATTGTGAGTTATCAATGTTAACTTAATATGCTGTTGGGATCACGCTGTAGTTCAATGAAGTCTGTAAACAGTCTATTTAGGCTTCTAGAGAACCATGGTTATCAATAGAAGTTATCGGTAACTTATAAACGAGCTAAATACGGTAAGTTTGACAGCTAGCTTGTAGGCTACTTAGCATTATGGAGCGGAATGCTATCTTAATTAAAGCTAAActacacaacaaataaaatatgggTCGTAAAAACTCACAGTCATGTTCGAAGTGATGTGTCGCAAACTGCTGCCAGACCAGCTGTGGACTTTCGACTTTGAATGTCTAGCAAATGAAGTAACTACTGTGAAAACCTCCAGAGATGTCCAGTACCTGTTTAGCCGGTTAGCGTCAAGCTAACTTTCATCAGCAACAGGATTTCCGGTGTGACAAATTAAGAGAAATACGTTGACATACTCCTATTTTTATgttgcaaaaacattttaaaaagtatatatttatatataaagattttaacgcacaaaagacacaaaataaaccTAACCCTAAACAAAAAGATCTTTGAAAATATGCATAATTTGCTATTCGGTTTTGTTTgaagaaacatttaatttattatgtAAAGAAATCTGTCATTATAAATTGTTATGAAAACGGAGGTGTCGGTTTTATTgacttcatcttcttctgtttattattCCTTGGGGTGTTGGTTCACCTCAGTCCTGTGTGAATATGTTTTGTTGTCTACTTTCTAAATAAAgtttcagggaaaaaaaacaattcttcacttcctcttttattttgtcttacTTGACGCATAGCAAACGATCACCCCGGTGAATTGCCTGgatgttttactttattgtttCGCTTGCTGCTGATTGTCTAAAACCTCAACTGTCTTTTCACTTAgttgtgtaaaaatatatataagcGGAAGAGAGGGTAAATGAAAACCAAACTGCATAGAGAACTTTAAACGTAGCCTCAATGTTGTCTCGCTGTCCCGGTTCTTAAACCAAGCGCTTCCATtcatttccaaaaataaaagcccGATGGAAAACAGACTCGaccaaagaaacacaaacaaaacgtGCTTTTGTTAACAGGTTGgacaaattttttatttattttattttatttttcttattatatttCTTATTGTTTCAGATTGTTCTTATTGTACAAAATTCAAGTACACACTTTTACAGATTTTTAAGGCATACAAACTACATTTTCATCTTACATTCATGTTGAGCAGTATTAAAGATAGAATAAagggaagacaaaaaaaattgcctTCTGAGTGTctg
Protein-coding sequences here:
- the sytl4 gene encoding synaptotagmin-like protein 4 → MPQAADMINLGFLSDSERELILEVLRRDEDLRQAEEHRVRKLKTELLDVKRKGAKRGSGRYSEHSCGRCLEPLSRLTVFSSQCKMCNHHVCRNCRTLFPNGSWLCSVCAKESDLKKRTGDWFYDQRVNRFSTTPGHDLVRVSLKKRPQLKKRETAGEMLLRGTEIKPDPPAPVPRPRQKNQTDNKSHLSKISGSLASRESFESKEDIWSKPAHSDTESAENASISSNKTETESGRVTPEQPRKETRSVQSSPSGSSASSLTIPVKADIVSVDSTNPEADNAPEVKPVSPAPELDVDRIFKKSVRRTPKPPEYVSTMDLRDGLDKPEASLSNRSHSVPGLDVQEDDEEEEDIDSLVSFHKRSMVSSSSSLHSSKSTLGSMMSIYSEAGDFDSVEVSGDLVFSMSYDEPTQSLQVFIKECHGLAYGNASRQLSNPYVKCYLLPDKSRQSKRKTTTKRNTINPVYKETLKYSVSRSQLFTRSMLISVWHHGRLSRNAFLGEVEIALDCRDLDSPYEERVALMAKAASTVPASAFAQYKGELVISLKFVTPKKPTTEKIKGKKLVTEEGGELHVLIKEAKNLMAMKTGGTSDSFVKGYLFPTKAKTSKRKTPVVKKNLNPHYDHTFVFKEVALEQLRAMCLELTVWDREAMLSNEFLGGVRLSSGKGTVKIAKEEVEMDSVGEEVSLWEKMMQYPDSWAEGTLPLRSTMGKAKGK
- the atox1 gene encoding copper transport protein ATOX1, giving the protein MTKHEFEVAMTCEGCSGAVTRVLNKLGDVKFEIDLPKKLVWIESDKDVQVLMDTLKKCGKEVKYNGTK